Proteins from a single region of Bogoriella caseilytica:
- a CDS encoding S41 family peptidase → MASTAYLRDPHPHGELLAFTAADDVWLAPITGGRAWRLTRESAPVAQPRISPDGTVVAYLSQREGHPEVYAADIDSGQVARLTYWGSTKISILGWDAQGRVLVSSNAGQADRSHQTVRALQLHHDGGPALESAEQLGYGAAIGLALHPSGAAALSTPGSRVPAHWKRYRGGTASQLWLARKPITQVAAPGDWERLLPQDEAGLVDPMWFGDSLLFTSDRAATFPDRSEEQANLWIWEGVLSKKSRRDKGPRQLTHQGVDEGYVRGASTDGERIAWHSRGEIWVLDSLGATPRRLEVTLPGTSPVTLSPKPAKNLTDLVPDHGGDSSLVGWRGKSFVLTHREGPAHALVADSGVRTREPVLLGTTGRAALVTDAAGEDSIEIHTLDGTGEPQQLLTGAIGRVLHLAADPAGERLAAISHDGQVRLITLGKKTAVREVARSGFGEALSPSFSPDGRYLMWTQPTDVESTMHQVMVLDTRGKHEPVALTSGRFHDDSPAFTRDGKFVALLSNRTFDPHYDAHEFALSFSGATRPWLIPLSATEPPPFGPSAQGWRISKADEAKAKDGESKDDDAPPASPDLDAEGAEDRIVPFPVPSGDYRDLSTASGGVLWIKVADVSVLGTRRAGVPGEQPGDELVRWAFEERKETTLVEKVDSYAVSGDGERLVVRAGEDVTVLPATRKAEDEDAEKVTVDLSRLRMEIDPQAEWHQMFDENARLMRDHYWREDMNGVDWDGVVARWRPVVDKVRTADDFADMLWETVAELNTSHAYVMPPREDAPGLDRKLGFLGADLEPAKQGWRITRMLPSESSDPEAYSPLRAAGVDAQVGDLILAVDGQAVDPVAGPAKQLIGAAGKPVSLTLGRSGQAPRRVVVVPLADESTLRYQDWVRSCREYVAEKSGGRLGYLHVPDMTSTGWAQLHRDLRRATRAEGVIADVRYNSGGHTSQLVIARLGARVAAWNQARYEERMGTYPDNAPRGPVVLVTNRNAGSDGDIVNAAAQALQIGPVVGERTWGGVVGIDGRFDLVDGTVVTQPRYSFWIEGKGWGVENHGVDPDIEVIDDPAHMLRAEDPQLDRAIAEAFARLEQTPAAQPPELSEPQVRR, encoded by the coding sequence CGGCTGACCTACTGGGGCAGCACCAAGATCTCCATCCTGGGCTGGGACGCGCAGGGCCGGGTGCTGGTCTCCTCCAACGCTGGTCAGGCCGACCGCTCGCACCAGACGGTGCGCGCTCTGCAGCTGCACCACGACGGCGGGCCGGCCCTGGAGTCCGCCGAGCAGCTCGGTTACGGCGCCGCCATCGGCTTGGCGCTGCACCCCTCCGGCGCGGCGGCGCTGTCCACTCCGGGTTCGCGGGTGCCGGCGCACTGGAAGCGCTACCGGGGCGGCACCGCCTCGCAGCTGTGGCTGGCCCGCAAGCCGATCACCCAGGTCGCCGCCCCCGGTGACTGGGAGCGTCTGCTGCCCCAGGACGAAGCCGGCCTGGTGGACCCGATGTGGTTCGGCGACTCCCTGCTCTTCACCTCCGACCGCGCCGCCACCTTCCCCGACCGCAGCGAGGAACAGGCGAACCTGTGGATCTGGGAGGGCGTGCTCTCCAAGAAGTCGCGCCGCGACAAGGGCCCCCGGCAGCTGACCCACCAGGGCGTGGACGAGGGCTACGTGCGCGGTGCGAGCACGGACGGCGAGCGCATCGCGTGGCACTCGCGCGGCGAGATCTGGGTGCTCGACTCCCTCGGGGCCACACCCCGCCGCCTCGAGGTCACCCTGCCCGGCACCTCCCCGGTGACCCTCTCGCCGAAGCCGGCGAAGAACCTCACCGACCTGGTGCCGGATCACGGCGGTGACTCCTCCCTGGTGGGCTGGCGCGGCAAGTCCTTCGTGCTCACCCACCGCGAGGGTCCCGCCCACGCCCTGGTGGCCGACTCGGGGGTGCGCACCCGCGAGCCGGTGCTGCTCGGCACCACCGGCCGGGCCGCCCTGGTCACCGACGCCGCCGGCGAGGACTCGATCGAGATCCACACCCTCGACGGCACCGGCGAGCCGCAGCAGCTGCTCACCGGAGCGATCGGCCGGGTGCTGCACCTGGCCGCCGATCCGGCCGGGGAGCGGCTGGCCGCGATCTCTCACGACGGTCAGGTCCGCCTGATCACCCTGGGCAAGAAGACCGCGGTGCGCGAGGTCGCGCGCTCCGGGTTCGGCGAGGCGCTCTCGCCGTCGTTCTCTCCCGACGGCCGCTACCTGATGTGGACCCAGCCCACCGACGTCGAGTCCACCATGCACCAGGTGATGGTGCTGGACACCCGCGGCAAGCACGAGCCGGTGGCGCTGACCTCCGGGCGCTTCCATGACGACTCCCCCGCCTTCACCCGCGACGGCAAGTTCGTGGCGCTGCTGTCGAACCGCACCTTCGACCCCCACTACGACGCCCACGAGTTCGCGCTCTCCTTCTCCGGCGCCACCCGGCCCTGGCTGATTCCGCTCTCCGCCACCGAGCCGCCGCCCTTCGGCCCCAGCGCGCAGGGCTGGCGGATCTCCAAGGCGGACGAGGCCAAGGCCAAGGACGGCGAAAGCAAGGACGACGACGCCCCGCCGGCCAGCCCTGATCTCGACGCCGAGGGCGCCGAGGACCGGATCGTGCCCTTCCCCGTGCCCTCGGGGGACTATCGCGACCTGAGCACCGCCTCGGGCGGGGTGCTGTGGATCAAGGTGGCCGACGTCAGCGTGCTCGGCACCCGCCGCGCCGGCGTGCCCGGCGAGCAGCCGGGCGACGAGCTGGTGCGGTGGGCCTTCGAGGAGCGCAAGGAGACGACCCTTGTGGAGAAGGTGGATTCCTACGCCGTCTCCGGCGACGGCGAACGCCTCGTGGTGCGCGCCGGTGAGGACGTCACGGTGCTGCCGGCCACCCGCAAGGCCGAGGACGAGGATGCCGAGAAGGTCACGGTGGATCTGTCCCGCCTGCGCATGGAGATCGACCCGCAGGCCGAATGGCACCAGATGTTCGACGAGAACGCGCGCCTGATGCGCGACCACTATTGGCGCGAGGACATGAACGGCGTGGACTGGGACGGCGTGGTCGCGCGGTGGCGCCCGGTGGTGGACAAGGTGCGCACGGCCGATGACTTCGCCGACATGCTGTGGGAGACCGTGGCGGAGCTGAACACCTCCCACGCCTACGTGATGCCCCCGCGGGAGGACGCGCCGGGCCTGGATCGCAAGCTCGGCTTCCTGGGCGCGGACCTGGAGCCGGCGAAGCAGGGCTGGCGGATCACCCGGATGCTGCCCTCGGAGTCCTCCGACCCCGAGGCCTACTCGCCCTTGCGTGCCGCCGGGGTGGACGCGCAGGTGGGCGACCTGATCCTGGCCGTCGACGGCCAGGCGGTGGACCCGGTGGCGGGCCCGGCCAAGCAGCTGATCGGCGCGGCCGGGAAGCCGGTGAGCCTGACGCTCGGCCGCTCCGGGCAGGCGCCGCGCCGCGTGGTGGTGGTGCCGCTGGCCGATGAGTCCACGCTGCGCTACCAGGACTGGGTGCGGTCCTGCCGCGAGTACGTGGCCGAGAAGTCCGGGGGCCGCCTGGGCTACCTGCACGTGCCGGACATGACCTCCACCGGCTGGGCACAGCTGCACCGCGACCTGCGCCGCGCCACCCGCGCCGAGGGCGTCATCGCCGATGTGCGCTACAACAGCGGCGGGCACACCTCCCAGCTGGTGATCGCCCGCCTCGGCGCACGCGTGGCGGCCTGGAACCAGGCGCGCTACGAGGAGCGGATGGGCACCTACCCGGACAACGCCCCGCGCGGCCCGGTGGTGCTGGTGACCAACCGCAATGCCGGCTCCGACGGCGACATCGTCAACGCCGCCGCGCAGGCGCTGCAGATCGGCCCGGTGGTGGGTGAGCGCACCTGGGGCGGGGTGGTCGGCATCGACGGCCGCTTCGACCTGGTGGACGGCACCGTGGTCACCCAGCCGCGCTACTCCTTCTGGATCGAGGGCAAGGGCTGGGGCGTGGAGAACCACGGCGTCGACCCCGATATCGAGGTCATCGACGATCCCGCGCACATGCTGCGCGCGGAGGACCCGCAGCTGGACCGGGCGATCGCCGAGGCCTTCGCCCGCCTGGAGCAGACCCCGGCCGCCCAGCCGCCTGAGCTCTCCGAGCCGCAGGTGCGGCGGTAG
- a CDS encoding Ig-like domain repeat protein: MAATLALAAVVAGAVPAAADGPTTFASLDVPIQIDSPVGPGEVQPATPYPSTVTVSGLSGPVQNVELAVQGLTHQYVNDIDMLLVAPTGQSLVVMSDADDDAFGLSASGASFSIADGGAPFPTSGSLGSGPYRPTNLGGPDVFPAPAPPPSAATTFAEAFSGADPNGDWSLYVVDDLSGDDGVIQGWSLTITTAEQGQATTTSLSSSANPSRTGEPVTVTALVQSDGQPVTEGSVSVNVPGMSLPAQPVDAAGMATFSVDALPEGSHQLSASYSGSGALLPSTGSLTQQVDNNTVVTENLYCNPGDLVIPDVGPASVYPSRIFVEEARDVAEVQVRLNGLSHTHASDIDVLLAGPDPADNLLVLSDVPGAPAGIDLTFSDDGAPLTSLSGSATAAPTDLDGAHDTFPAPAPSPSEATTLSEAFTGTPAAGAWTLFVVDNAPGDSGTLSDGWCLDLTFAQTPTQTVLSAPEVSDLGDDVEVTATITSADGPVTTGSLSYTLNGGEPVTVAGSPDAAGEVSFTLTDLPRGAHMIGASYTGAGDFADSAADPVVVQVQSATALEVQAPETVATGAPVPVSVEVGASDGPVTAGVVSYRVDGGEPVEAGVPDDDGIVPFTVPGLDRGEHTLEVSYAGAEGWTDSEAAPVTVLAQSQTTITLDAPAQVASGSDVTVTASVREPGGEPVTVGSVAWSVNDGDMVQADDLDAQGDVTFTLPALSRGVHTVNASYTGTDGYVDSVAVEIEVLASSATTLTLDAPDTVATGADFVVTATVSADAGETVDAGSVSWSLDGGEPVAAGTPVDGVVTFDVEGLSRGEHTLSAIYAGDDGFDDSTAEPVSVWAESATSVEVQAPETVATGADVPVAVEIGAGDGPVTAGTIRYRVDGGDPVEAGSPDEAGQVEFTLPGLERGEHTLEVLYSGAEGWTDSAAESVTILAQSQTTITLDAPTQVASGSDVTVTASVREPGGTPVTAGRVDWSLNQGEPVEAGPLDAEGDVQFTVSALPRGTHTVNATYTGTDGYVDSVAVEIEVLASTATTLTLDAPQSVAIGEDFSVTARVSAGAEESVDAGVVAWSLDGGEPVTAGTPVDGVVTFDVEGLSRGEYTLSATYTGADGFEDASAQDVTVLAVAPTQVLIEVTPEQPRAHEPVFVSATVLSEGDQVLEGTVRFSWADEVVEIGAGDLPGEGVEIVPVTTDPIEVVVEYLGAPTFGESVDTTTIEVELMATNVVLSAPSAVAHGQELELSASVSAEWSHGGVRATAVEPGDAPPGTVRFTADGLELGEVSLEDGQAVLFSEALPPGIRTVTAEYLPSEGFAGSDDQATIEVSPVASAGGPYSIAEGEDLTLLAGGPGAGVQVDWDLTGDGEFSDASGSEVDLSWAELEALGIDNGPASYLIEVRFSVDGLVDEASAEVEVLNAAPTAQVEVPARAVAGEPVTIEVSATDPSSADMAEDFSYRVDWGDGSSVTEVSASATGASPSHSYAAGGTFVISVVAIDRDGAASEPVTASIAVDAAPEPTPEPEPEPEPTVPGTPPGSTPPGSADDPVRPGPSIPSTGVSAGMLMAIAAAMLIGGTVLATRRRTHLS, encoded by the coding sequence GTGGCGGCGACTCTCGCCCTCGCAGCAGTGGTGGCCGGTGCAGTCCCTGCGGCGGCCGACGGCCCCACCACCTTCGCCAGCCTCGATGTGCCGATCCAGATCGACTCGCCGGTCGGGCCCGGAGAGGTACAACCGGCCACGCCCTACCCTTCGACCGTCACGGTTTCCGGGCTGAGCGGCCCGGTGCAGAACGTCGAGCTCGCCGTCCAGGGCCTGACGCACCAGTACGTGAACGACATCGACATGCTCCTGGTCGCTCCCACGGGGCAGAGCCTCGTGGTGATGTCCGACGCCGATGACGACGCCTTCGGGCTCTCGGCCTCAGGAGCCTCGTTCAGCATTGCCGACGGCGGCGCCCCCTTTCCCACTAGCGGATCTCTGGGCTCGGGGCCTTACCGGCCCACGAACCTGGGTGGCCCGGACGTGTTCCCGGCTCCGGCGCCGCCACCGAGCGCGGCCACCACCTTCGCCGAGGCCTTCTCCGGCGCCGATCCGAACGGCGACTGGTCGCTCTACGTCGTGGACGATCTGAGCGGGGACGACGGCGTCATCCAAGGCTGGAGTCTGACGATCACGACCGCCGAGCAGGGCCAGGCGACCACGACATCACTGAGCTCGAGCGCCAACCCGAGCCGCACCGGTGAGCCGGTCACGGTGACCGCCCTGGTGCAGAGCGACGGCCAGCCCGTCACCGAGGGCTCAGTGAGCGTGAACGTGCCAGGCATGTCCCTCCCGGCTCAGCCGGTGGACGCGGCCGGCATGGCGACGTTCTCCGTCGACGCCCTTCCCGAGGGCTCCCACCAACTCTCCGCTTCCTACTCCGGCAGCGGTGCTCTCCTGCCCAGCACCGGCTCCCTGACCCAGCAGGTCGACAACAACACGGTTGTCACCGAGAACCTCTACTGCAACCCCGGCGACCTCGTGATCCCCGACGTCGGTCCGGCCTCGGTCTACCCCTCGCGGATCTTCGTGGAGGAGGCGCGCGACGTCGCTGAGGTCCAGGTGCGGCTGAACGGGTTGTCACACACCCACGCCAGCGACATCGACGTGCTCCTGGCCGGACCGGACCCGGCGGACAACCTCCTGGTGCTCAGCGATGTGCCGGGGGCTCCCGCAGGAATCGACCTGACCTTCTCCGACGACGGTGCTCCATTGACCAGCCTGAGCGGTTCGGCCACCGCTGCGCCCACCGACCTGGATGGGGCCCACGACACCTTCCCCGCTCCGGCCCCCTCACCCTCGGAGGCCACCACGCTGAGCGAGGCCTTCACTGGCACCCCCGCCGCGGGTGCGTGGACGTTGTTCGTGGTAGACAACGCCCCCGGTGACTCCGGAACCCTCAGCGATGGATGGTGCTTGGACCTGACCTTCGCCCAGACCCCCACCCAGACCGTGCTCAGCGCTCCTGAGGTGAGCGATCTGGGGGATGACGTCGAGGTCACCGCCACCATCACGTCGGCGGATGGCCCGGTGACCACCGGATCGCTGTCTTACACCCTCAACGGCGGCGAACCAGTCACGGTGGCGGGATCGCCGGATGCCGCGGGCGAGGTCAGCTTCACCCTCACCGATCTGCCGCGTGGAGCGCACATGATCGGCGCGAGCTACACAGGTGCCGGCGACTTCGCGGACAGCGCCGCCGACCCGGTGGTCGTGCAGGTGCAGTCAGCGACGGCCCTCGAGGTTCAGGCGCCCGAGACGGTCGCTACCGGCGCTCCGGTGCCTGTGAGCGTGGAGGTCGGAGCCTCCGATGGACCGGTGACTGCCGGAGTGGTGAGCTACCGCGTGGACGGCGGTGAGCCGGTCGAGGCCGGCGTCCCGGACGACGACGGCATTGTGCCCTTCACAGTTCCGGGCTTGGACCGGGGTGAGCACACCCTGGAGGTCAGCTACGCCGGTGCCGAGGGGTGGACTGACTCCGAGGCTGCGCCGGTCACGGTGCTGGCGCAGTCGCAGACCACGATCACTCTCGATGCTCCGGCTCAGGTGGCCAGTGGTAGTGACGTGACGGTGACGGCGAGTGTGCGCGAGCCCGGAGGAGAACCGGTGACGGTGGGCAGCGTGGCGTGGTCGGTGAACGATGGCGACATGGTCCAGGCCGATGATCTGGACGCCCAGGGTGACGTGACCTTCACACTGCCCGCTCTGAGCCGCGGCGTGCACACGGTGAATGCCAGCTACACCGGCACCGATGGGTATGTCGATTCGGTGGCTGTGGAGATTGAGGTGCTGGCCAGTTCGGCGACGACGCTGACCCTGGATGCGCCGGACACCGTGGCAACCGGTGCGGACTTCGTCGTGACCGCGACGGTCAGTGCTGACGCCGGGGAGACGGTGGATGCCGGCTCGGTCAGTTGGAGTCTTGATGGCGGGGAACCGGTGGCTGCGGGCACGCCGGTCGATGGGGTGGTGACCTTCGACGTCGAGGGCCTGAGCCGCGGCGAGCACACCCTGAGCGCGATCTACGCCGGAGACGACGGATTCGACGACAGCACTGCCGAGCCGGTCTCGGTCTGGGCGGAATCGGCGACATCAGTCGAGGTGCAAGCGCCCGAGACGGTGGCCACCGGCGCGGATGTTCCGGTGGCGGTGGAGATCGGTGCTGGTGACGGACCGGTCACGGCGGGCACGATCCGCTACCGCGTGGACGGCGGGGATCCGGTCGAGGCTGGAAGCCCCGATGAAGCCGGGCAGGTGGAGTTCACGCTGCCCGGCCTGGAGCGTGGCGAGCACACGCTGGAGGTCCTCTACTCCGGTGCGGAGGGCTGGACCGATTCCGCGGCCGAATCGGTGACGATTCTGGCCCAATCGCAGACCACGATCACTCTCGATGCTCCGACTCAGGTGGCCAGTGGTAGTGACGTGACGGTGACGGCGAGTGTGCGCGAGCCCGGCGGGACGCCGGTGACGGCAGGGCGCGTGGACTGGTCGCTCAATCAGGGTGAGCCGGTCGAGGCTGGGCCTCTCGATGCCGAGGGCGACGTGCAGTTCACCGTTTCAGCGCTGCCGCGCGGAACGCACACGGTCAATGCGACCTACACCGGCACCGATGGGTATGTCGATTCGGTGGCGGTGGAGATCGAGGTGCTGGCGAGTACGGCGACGACGCTGACCCTGGATGCGCCGCAGAGCGTGGCAATCGGGGAGGACTTCTCGGTCACGGCGAGAGTGAGCGCTGGAGCTGAGGAGTCGGTGGACGCCGGTGTGGTGGCGTGGAGTCTTGATGGCGGAGAGCCGGTGACGGCGGGCACGCCGGTCGATGGAGTGGTGACTTTCGACGTCGAGGGCCTCAGCCGCGGCGAGTACACCCTGAGCGCCACCTACACCGGAGCCGACGGATTCGAGGACGCCAGCGCCCAGGACGTCACGGTGCTGGCGGTCGCACCCACGCAGGTGCTCATCGAGGTGACGCCGGAGCAGCCGCGCGCCCATGAACCGGTGTTCGTCTCTGCCACAGTCCTCAGCGAGGGCGATCAGGTCCTGGAAGGGACTGTGCGCTTCAGCTGGGCGGACGAGGTCGTCGAGATCGGCGCCGGTGACCTGCCTGGCGAGGGCGTCGAGATCGTTCCGGTCACCACCGACCCGATCGAGGTCGTGGTGGAGTACCTCGGCGCACCGACCTTCGGTGAGAGCGTCGATACGACCACCATCGAAGTGGAGCTCATGGCCACCAACGTGGTGCTCAGCGCTCCGAGCGCGGTGGCCCACGGCCAGGAACTGGAACTCAGCGCCTCCGTCAGCGCGGAATGGTCGCACGGCGGAGTCAGGGCCACGGCCGTCGAGCCCGGCGACGCGCCCCCAGGCACGGTCCGATTCACCGCCGACGGGCTCGAGCTGGGCGAGGTGAGCCTGGAGGACGGGCAGGCGGTGTTGTTCAGTGAGGCGCTGCCCCCAGGAATCCGCACAGTGACGGCGGAATACCTTCCTTCGGAGGGTTTCGCCGGCAGTGACGATCAGGCCACCATCGAAGTCTCCCCGGTGGCCAGCGCAGGGGGCCCGTACTCGATCGCCGAGGGTGAAGACCTCACGCTCCTGGCCGGGGGTCCCGGGGCAGGTGTGCAGGTCGACTGGGACCTCACCGGCGACGGCGAGTTCTCGGACGCCTCCGGCTCCGAAGTGGACCTCAGCTGGGCCGAGCTCGAAGCCCTCGGGATCGACAACGGCCCGGCGTCCTACCTCATTGAGGTGCGCTTCAGCGTCGACGGGCTGGTGGACGAAGCCTCCGCCGAGGTCGAGGTGCTGAACGCCGCTCCCACGGCCCAGGTCGAGGTGCCCGCGCGCGCTGTGGCCGGAGAGCCGGTGACCATCGAGGTCAGTGCCACGGACCCCTCGAGCGCCGACATGGCCGAGGACTTCAGCTACCGAGTCGACTGGGGCGATGGCAGCTCCGTGACGGAAGTCAGCGCATCGGCGACCGGGGCGTCACCGTCGCACAGCTACGCCGCGGGTGGCACCTTCGTGATCAGCGTGGTGGCCATCGACCGCGACGGCGCCGCGAGCGAGCCCGTGACGGCCAGCATCGCCGTCGACGCGGCACCGGAACCGACGCCCGAACCGGAGCCCGAGCCCGAACCGACCGTGCCTGGCACGCCGCCGGGTTCCACACCGCCCGGGTCAGCGGACGACCCGGTCCGGCCGGGACCGTCGATACCCAGCACTGGCGTATCTGCCGGGATGCTGATGGCAATCGCCGCGGCAATGCTCATCGGCGGGACCGTGCTCGCCACGCGCCGCCGGACTCATCTGAGCTGA
- a CDS encoding TetR/AcrR family transcriptional regulator, giving the protein MSRSGRRSGRDGQRPALHRGRIVEAAMDLADRGDLSAVTMRAVASALGVEAMSLYNHIANRADLLDAMVDRIFARIELPDTGDWRADLQLMARGTRTALRQHPWATGLLDSRRSPGEVTLQHHDHVLRVLGEAGFSPAMSIHVLALVDSYVYGSVIQESSLPFDDSQGQDDASRKLLEDLPAGRFPHLAEVARTRAELGRDAPGPEEEFEFGLQVIMSALHPGMDERQPGIRTAG; this is encoded by the coding sequence GTGAGCAGGTCTGGGAGGCGATCTGGCCGCGACGGTCAGCGGCCGGCGCTCCATCGCGGCCGGATCGTGGAGGCTGCGATGGACCTGGCCGACCGTGGCGATCTCTCGGCGGTGACCATGCGCGCAGTTGCCTCCGCGCTAGGCGTCGAGGCGATGTCGTTGTACAACCACATCGCCAACCGGGCGGACCTTCTCGACGCGATGGTGGACAGGATCTTCGCGAGGATCGAGCTGCCCGACACCGGAGACTGGCGCGCGGACCTGCAGCTGATGGCGCGGGGTACGCGCACTGCTCTCCGGCAGCATCCTTGGGCGACAGGCCTCCTCGACTCGCGCCGCTCCCCGGGTGAGGTCACGCTGCAGCACCACGACCATGTGCTGCGTGTGCTCGGAGAAGCAGGGTTCTCTCCGGCGATGTCCATTCACGTGCTCGCCCTGGTCGACAGCTACGTCTATGGCAGCGTCATTCAGGAGTCCAGCCTCCCCTTCGATGACTCCCAGGGGCAGGACGATGCGTCGCGCAAGCTCCTCGAAGACCTGCCCGCAGGCAGGTTCCCCCACCTCGCCGAGGTCGCCCGGACCAGGGCCGAACTCGGGCGAGATGCCCCCGGGCCGGAGGAGGAGTTCGAGTTCGGCCTGCAGGTGATCATGAGCGCGCTTCACCCCGGCATGGACGAGCGGCAGCCGGGTATCCGAACAGCCGGGTAG
- a CDS encoding phage tail protein, which yields MEPYIGTIQFFGFSFAPQGWAFCNGQLVSISQNTALFSLLGTYYGGNGQTTFALPDLRGRFPMGQGQGPGLQNRDIGQIGGAEQVTLGVNEIPAHGHPVAAAGAATSKSPAGNLPAVTPAGSAYGPQASGQMSSQMVGASGGNQPHPNMPPYLVGNWCIALVGIFPSRD from the coding sequence ATGGAACCCTATATCGGCACCATTCAGTTCTTCGGCTTCTCCTTCGCCCCGCAGGGCTGGGCGTTCTGCAATGGACAGCTCGTGTCCATCAGCCAGAACACCGCGCTCTTCTCGCTGCTGGGCACCTACTACGGCGGAAACGGGCAAACGACCTTCGCGCTCCCTGACCTGCGTGGGCGTTTCCCGATGGGCCAGGGCCAGGGCCCCGGACTGCAGAACCGCGACATCGGCCAGATAGGGGGAGCCGAGCAGGTCACGCTCGGGGTCAACGAGATCCCTGCTCATGGGCACCCGGTCGCCGCGGCCGGTGCCGCCACCAGCAAGTCCCCAGCGGGGAACCTTCCTGCCGTCACGCCGGCGGGATCGGCGTACGGCCCCCAGGCCTCCGGTCAGATGAGTTCGCAGATGGTCGGCGCCAGCGGCGGGAATCAGCCCCACCCGAACATGCCGCCCTATCTGGTGGGCAACTGGTGCATCGCACTGGTGGGAATCTTCCCCTCCCGGGATTAG
- a CDS encoding GNAT family N-acetyltransferase gives MTSITASVRVADETMIDDLVNLCVEAFSDEALTVWTHPDPATRTCMLREMFGYALHTAVPAGGVLALTTSTGNPMGAAFWEAQPPSPPADTVGEDPLSQRLRSIQQVTSHHRPRTPHFYLASMAIHPEYRNHGFGTALLSAVIQRAREAKQMIYLEASSQDNLRFYRRHGFVDHGKELVLPDTQLRLYPMSYAIR, from the coding sequence ATGACCAGCATCACGGCCAGCGTTCGCGTCGCCGACGAAACGATGATCGATGACCTCGTCAACCTGTGCGTCGAGGCCTTCTCCGATGAAGCCTTGACGGTCTGGACGCACCCCGACCCGGCGACTCGAACGTGCATGCTTCGAGAGATGTTCGGCTACGCGCTCCACACCGCGGTTCCGGCCGGCGGTGTCCTGGCACTCACCACGAGCACTGGCAATCCGATGGGCGCGGCCTTCTGGGAAGCACAGCCGCCATCGCCTCCCGCAGACACGGTGGGTGAAGACCCGCTTTCCCAGCGACTTCGCTCCATTCAACAAGTCACCAGCCATCACCGCCCGCGCACGCCCCACTTCTACCTGGCCTCCATGGCCATCCATCCTGAGTATCGCAACCACGGTTTCGGCACCGCGCTGCTTTCGGCGGTCATTCAACGCGCTCGAGAAGCCAAGCAGATGATCTACCTGGAAGCGTCATCGCAGGACAATCTGCGCTTCTACCGGCGTCACGGATTCGTTGACCACGGGAAGGAGCTCGTGCTCCCGGATACCCAGCTGCGGCTGTATCCGATGAGCTACGCGATCCGGTAG
- a CDS encoding NAD(P)-dependent oxidoreductase: MKQVAIVGVSGKLGQHLARDALERGYDVLGVCREKSVTKLGELADRISVVPGPTNDREVIRSAVSGCDGVLTVLVPWGVDHYSSGTAKAVLEHAKPEARLVFSCGWHVPGHPDDVYPRAKLMAQSAMAKAMRAIRVMDIDDQVAAAQAIYASSARWTVVRGSTLEEGESHGMPVWAEHVGHPRLASDRTRRIDYAAFMLEMLTDDGFIGKAPAINGRLTPSALADDGPT; this comes from the coding sequence ATGAAGCAGGTGGCCATCGTCGGGGTATCCGGCAAGCTGGGTCAGCATTTGGCCCGCGACGCACTGGAGCGGGGCTACGACGTCCTCGGGGTCTGCCGCGAGAAGAGCGTGACCAAACTGGGGGAACTCGCCGACCGCATCTCCGTCGTGCCCGGCCCCACGAATGACCGCGAGGTGATCCGCTCTGCGGTCAGCGGCTGCGACGGTGTACTGACGGTGCTGGTGCCCTGGGGTGTGGACCATTACTCCTCAGGCACCGCGAAAGCCGTGCTTGAGCATGCGAAGCCCGAGGCGCGCCTGGTGTTCTCGTGCGGCTGGCATGTCCCCGGCCACCCCGACGACGTCTATCCACGGGCGAAGCTGATGGCGCAGAGTGCCATGGCGAAGGCCATGCGGGCGATCCGCGTGATGGACATCGACGATCAGGTCGCAGCCGCGCAGGCGATCTACGCCAGCAGTGCGCGATGGACGGTCGTGCGCGGGAGCACGTTGGAGGAGGGGGAGAGTCATGGGATGCCGGTCTGGGCCGAGCACGTCGGTCATCCCAGGCTCGCGAGCGACCGTACCCGCCGGATCGACTATGCCGCCTTCATGCTCGAGATGCTCACCGATGACGGCTTCATCGGCAAAGCCCCCGCGATCAATGGGCGGCTCACACCCAGCGCCCTCGCCGACGACGGCCCGACGTGA